A genomic stretch from Deltaproteobacteria bacterium includes:
- a CDS encoding endonuclease domain-containing protein — MNPLTTPYNHSLLKEKRRTLRKDQTKAETILWHHLRHRQLNGIRFKRQYSVEFFIIDFYAPSLRLGIELDGGHHDNPEIRAQDQFRTTVLNNIDIQILRFWNSEIYENLKGVLEEIVRVCQPSSYLTLTSPRVGEG, encoded by the coding sequence ATGAATCCTCTAACCACGCCCTACAATCATTCTCTCTTAAAAGAAAAAAGAAGAACTCTTCGAAAAGATCAAACCAAAGCAGAGACAATTCTTTGGCATCACCTACGGCATCGCCAATTGAATGGAATCCGCTTTAAACGCCAATACAGTGTCGAATTTTTCATAATAGATTTTTATGCACCTTCACTGCGATTGGGAATTGAACTAGATGGCGGACACCATGATAATCCAGAAATAAGAGCACAAGATCAATTCAGAACCACAGTATTGAACAATATAGACATTCAAATTTTAAGATTTTGGAATAGTGAAATTTATGAAAATTTGAAGGGCGTATTGGAGGAGATAGTCAGGGTGTGTCAGCCGTCTTCATACCTCACCCTGACCTCTCCTAGGGTAGGAGAGGGTTAG
- a CDS encoding VCBS repeat-containing protein, whose protein sequence is MKRIILLLVFTASNAFAAPNYFTRYSDTAFDHAPQGVLVGNFTGSTSLDAFVVFPTQNVISQMSLGANGAYTLIADPNTSTIVSPYDLIAGDFNKDSHLDIYYYSNLTDADLLTYQNISNGKVHFNSTNVSTSHNNDIFDADVNNDSNLDIISIEDNLLVFFQGNGAGAFPSFRDEEGTVVTLNKLTVSNFNADAYSDVAVTTATNKVFIYSGRAGDSIPPYPKIAILDVGHNPQGIQAGLLDNNTSQDLIVANHDDDTLSILLNDGTGTAFTATTLSVCNGPYNLVIADFNADSKNDVAVICNADGAVNQGVLQVYAGNGDGTFVTTPIFTQNLGTNPFKIVTDDFNHDGHADLLISVTGSNKIVTLLGNKEPTLSSPLVDSTTGVFQVTYTDADNEPPSSITVTVDGTAIDMTAADSTDTTYTDGKIYHATHTLAEGSHSYRFAASDGTYNAVGNPASIVTTDQSVTVAPAAAASSSGGCSLSPSPKVGEGRVRYEYWIASILVLGGARILRKVKA, encoded by the coding sequence ATGAAAAGAATAATTCTTTTGTTAGTTTTTACAGCCTCGAATGCTTTTGCTGCACCAAACTATTTTACTCGTTATAGCGATACTGCTTTTGATCATGCTCCTCAAGGAGTTTTGGTTGGGAATTTCACAGGCTCAACAAGCTTGGATGCCTTTGTTGTATTTCCTACTCAAAATGTGATTTCTCAAATGAGTTTGGGGGCAAATGGAGCCTATACTTTAATTGCAGACCCAAACACCTCTACTATTGTTTCGCCCTATGACTTAATTGCAGGAGATTTTAATAAAGATAGCCATTTAGATATTTATTATTATTCAAATTTAACTGATGCAGATTTATTGACTTATCAGAATATCTCTAATGGCAAAGTGCATTTTAATTCTACTAATGTGAGTACTAGTCATAATAATGATATCTTTGATGCAGATGTTAATAATGATAGTAATTTGGATATTATTTCTATTGAAGATAATCTCCTTGTCTTTTTCCAAGGCAATGGTGCTGGTGCTTTTCCATCATTTAGAGACGAAGAAGGGACTGTAGTTACTCTAAATAAATTAACTGTCTCAAACTTTAATGCCGATGCCTATTCTGATGTAGCTGTGACTACTGCTACAAACAAAGTTTTTATCTATTCCGGTAGGGCTGGTGATTCAATTCCCCCCTATCCCAAAATCGCCATCCTAGATGTCGGCCACAACCCCCAAGGTATTCAGGCCGGCTTGTTAGATAACAATACTTCCCAAGATTTAATTGTAGCGAACCACGATGATGACACCCTGAGTATTCTCCTCAACGACGGTACTGGTACGGCCTTTACAGCAACAACACTCTCTGTCTGCAATGGCCCCTATAATTTAGTGATTGCCGATTTCAATGCCGACTCTAAAAATGATGTTGCAGTAATCTGCAACGCAGATGGGGCTGTAAACCAAGGTGTGCTGCAAGTTTACGCAGGTAACGGGGATGGCACTTTTGTCACCACTCCCATCTTCACACAAAACCTGGGTACTAACCCCTTCAAAATCGTCACCGACGACTTCAATCACGATGGCCACGCCGACCTCCTCATCTCCGTCACTGGTAGCAATAAAATTGTAACATTACTGGGCAACAAAGAACCCACACTCTCAAGCCCCTTGGTAGATTCCACAACAGGCGTCTTTCAAGTCACCTACACCGATGCCGATAACGAGCCACCAAGCTCAATCACGGTAACCGTCGATGGCACAGCGATAGACATGACTGCAGCCGATTCCACCGACACGACTTACACCGACGGCAAAATCTACCACGCCACCCACACCCTAGCCGAAGGCAGCCACAGCTACCGCTTTGCCGCCAGCGATGGCACTTACAATGCGGTCGGTAACCCAGCTTCAATCGTGACCACCGACCAAAGCGTAACAGTAGCCCCTGCCGCAGCAGCTTCTAGCAGTGGAGGGTGCTCGTTATCTCCCTCTCCTAAGGTAGGAGAGGGCAGGGTGAGGTATGAATATTGGATTGCGTCAATTTTAGTGTTGGGTGGGGCGAGAATTTTGAGGAAGGTGAAAGCTTAG